A part of Halodesulfovibrio marinisediminis DSM 17456 genomic DNA contains:
- a CDS encoding chloride channel protein: MPQQKVCNSRPWLGVSSRINAHTPMILFALGVGVFAGYGSVVFRHAIDAVQVLFYQNGSDFLEFYDTLPWYAILFPPAVGGAIVGFLTSKGAPEAKGHGVPEVMEAVALRDGVIRKRVAAVKIAASAICIGSGGSVGREGPIVQIGSSIGSTVGQLLKVNRTNQKILVGCGAAAGIAATFNAPVAGIIFALEILLGDFGFAAFSPVVISSVTATAISRHYFGDFPAFISPVYELGSFWELGLFPVLGVFSALVAVLFVLTLYKMEDLSDLLDIPSVLKAALGGLCIGGILLMFPQIMGVGYGAITLSLMDKMAWGTMLILIFLKIFATSLTISSGGSGGIFAPSLFIGAMTGGVFGVAVHYLFPAVVPTPGVFALVAMGGLVAGTTYAPITAILIIFELTSNYHIILPLMLTCIISTLIASSISPGSIYTMKLMRRGVDLRDGMEQNILKKYKVKDLMQPVPDALFEGASLKQVFETFRMKNAPYLHLVDKKGELSGIISFRDLRSVLAEEYLDHLLIAKDIATTCIETARGDDTVLVALHRMAEFGICQLPVVGVDGKLIGTLREQDVLAAYDQSVVGMQLQDAA, encoded by the coding sequence ATGCCGCAGCAGAAAGTGTGCAATTCCCGTCCCTGGCTTGGTGTTTCGTCTAGGATTAACGCACATACCCCAATGATCTTGTTTGCTCTAGGAGTTGGTGTTTTTGCAGGATACGGCTCTGTGGTCTTCCGTCATGCCATTGATGCTGTTCAGGTTCTTTTTTATCAAAACGGATCTGATTTTTTAGAATTCTACGATACGTTGCCTTGGTATGCGATTCTTTTCCCACCTGCAGTTGGTGGCGCCATTGTGGGTTTTTTAACATCCAAAGGGGCACCGGAGGCAAAGGGGCACGGTGTTCCGGAAGTTATGGAGGCTGTTGCATTGCGTGACGGCGTTATTCGTAAACGAGTGGCTGCCGTTAAAATTGCTGCATCCGCAATTTGTATAGGGTCCGGGGGGTCGGTCGGACGTGAAGGCCCAATTGTGCAGATAGGTTCCAGCATTGGTTCTACGGTTGGTCAGCTGTTAAAAGTAAACAGAACAAATCAGAAAATTTTGGTGGGATGTGGTGCCGCAGCTGGCATTGCAGCGACCTTTAACGCGCCGGTAGCGGGAATCATTTTTGCTCTGGAAATTCTTCTTGGGGACTTCGGCTTTGCAGCATTTTCACCAGTTGTTATTTCCAGTGTTACGGCAACTGCTATTTCTCGTCATTACTTCGGTGATTTTCCGGCGTTTATTTCTCCTGTATACGAACTCGGTTCATTTTGGGAGCTTGGTTTATTCCCTGTTCTCGGGGTGTTTTCTGCTTTGGTGGCAGTGCTTTTTGTTCTGACTCTTTATAAGATGGAAGACTTGTCGGACTTGCTGGATATTCCATCTGTTCTCAAAGCGGCCCTTGGCGGGCTTTGTATAGGCGGAATTCTGTTGATGTTTCCACAGATAATGGGGGTAGGCTATGGCGCAATTACCTTGTCACTTATGGATAAAATGGCATGGGGCACCATGCTTATTCTTATTTTTTTAAAAATATTTGCGACATCTCTGACTATTAGTAGTGGTGGGAGTGGTGGTATTTTTGCTCCATCTCTATTTATCGGAGCCATGACAGGAGGTGTGTTTGGTGTAGCTGTGCATTATCTTTTTCCAGCGGTTGTGCCGACCCCCGGTGTTTTTGCTCTTGTAGCGATGGGAGGACTTGTTGCTGGAACCACTTATGCACCTATCACTGCGATTCTTATTATTTTTGAGCTTACCAGCAACTACCACATAATCTTACCACTTATGCTTACGTGTATTATAAGTACGCTCATTGCGTCTTCTATTAGTCCGGGCTCTATTTATACAATGAAGCTTATGCGTAGAGGTGTTGATTTACGAGATGGCATGGAACAGAATATCTTGAAAAAGTATAAAGTGAAGGACCTGATGCAGCCAGTACCGGATGCTTTATTTGAAGGTGCTTCGTTAAAGCAGGTTTTTGAAACATTCCGTATGAAAAATGCTCCGTACTTGCACCTTGTAGACAAAAAGGGTGAGTTGAGCGGGATTATTTCTTTTAGGGATCTGCGAAGTGTTCTTGCCGAGGAGTATCTTGATCATCTGCTTATTGCCAAGGACATTGCAACAACGTGCATAGAGACTGCGCGGGGCGATGATACAGTTCTTGTGGCGTTGCACCGTATGGCGGAGTTCGGCATTTGCCAACTGCCTGTGGTGGGAGTTGACGGGAAGCTTATAGGCACCCTGCGGGAACAAGATGTGTTGGCTGCATATGATCAATCTGTGGTCGGAATGCAACTTCAGGATGCTGCATAG
- a CDS encoding diacylglycerol kinase, translating to MPIKKFIETDVAHFFQASGYTMQGLIATYRSEIAFRQEVVLIPVILLVAWFFFGFPSALLLTGMWLIVCAFELCNSAIENIADLVMPENNDFIKRAKDAGSAAVGVAIVANVLAWLYMMYQ from the coding sequence GTGCCTATAAAAAAATTTATCGAAACAGATGTTGCACACTTTTTTCAAGCATCAGGCTATACAATGCAGGGGCTTATTGCCACGTATCGTTCTGAAATTGCATTTAGGCAAGAGGTTGTACTTATTCCAGTAATACTGCTTGTGGCATGGTTTTTCTTTGGTTTTCCATCTGCATTATTGCTGACCGGCATGTGGCTTATAGTCTGTGCTTTTGAGTTATGCAATTCCGCGATTGAAAATATTGCAGATTTAGTAATGCCTGAGAATAACGATTTTATTAAACGTGCTAAAGATGCTGGTTCTGCTGCTGTCGGCGTGGCCATTGTCGCAAATGTTCTGGCGTGGCTGTATATGATGTACCAGTAG
- a CDS encoding DUF523 domain-containing protein: MEYVVSACLAGCNCRYDGGNTANEHVQQLIREGRALPLCPEQLGGFPTPRTPFELKNGRAISKDGVDITEQMLQGVEEATKLVELAGCTKAILKSRSPSCGAGIIYDGSFSGVKIAGNGLFAERMLAMGLEVTCTD; encoded by the coding sequence ATGGAATACGTTGTAAGCGCCTGTCTGGCAGGCTGTAACTGTAGATATGATGGTGGGAACACTGCAAACGAACACGTTCAACAGCTCATTAGGGAAGGACGTGCGTTACCGTTATGTCCTGAGCAGTTAGGAGGCTTTCCTACTCCACGCACACCTTTTGAGCTAAAAAACGGACGTGCTATATCTAAGGACGGAGTTGATATTACAGAACAGATGCTTCAAGGCGTGGAGGAAGCAACAAAGCTTGTTGAACTGGCTGGCTGCACTAAGGCAATCTTAAAATCCCGTTCTCCATCGTGCGGAGCAGGCATCATTTATGATGGCTCGTTTTCAGGAGTAAAAATTGCAGGAAACGGTCTGTTCGCAGAGCGAATGCTCGCTATGGGACTTGAAGTTACCTGCACAGACTAA
- a CDS encoding glutamine synthetase family protein, whose amino-acid sequence MREEYTVFNCKNGDDVIRAVKEHNISFVQFWFVDILGTLKSFQVTPKELEAAFEEGMGFDGSSILGFTRIEESDMVAYPDATTFQICSWRPFDRPVARMFCDIKNPDGTPYEGDPRYILRKLIEKAAQKGYTYYVGPELEFFLFTDSKNPQALDSGGYFDAPPLDMGNDVRREIIFALEKMGVDVEYSHHEVAPSQHEIDLRYSEALRMADIAMTYKVVVKEIARKHGCYATFMPKPLFGENGSGMHVHQSLFKNGKNAFFDANDPHNLSSEARSYIAGLLKHAKEYTCITNQWVNSYKRLLPGFEAPVYVAWAQCNRSSLIRVPCYKPGKEQATRIELRSPDPAANPYLCFAATLGAGLEGIEKGYELTAAVEENIFAMETEDLTAKGIESLPGSLHEAVTHLKDSELMKSILGEHMHSNLVKNKFIEWDEYRTHVSEFELRKYLPIL is encoded by the coding sequence GTGAGAGAAGAATATACGGTTTTTAATTGCAAAAACGGTGACGACGTTATCCGTGCAGTAAAAGAACATAACATTAGTTTTGTTCAGTTCTGGTTCGTTGACATATTAGGTACACTTAAAAGTTTTCAGGTGACACCTAAAGAACTGGAAGCAGCTTTTGAAGAAGGTATGGGCTTTGACGGTTCTTCAATCCTCGGCTTCACCCGCATTGAAGAATCCGACATGGTAGCATATCCAGACGCAACCACATTCCAGATTTGCTCATGGCGTCCATTCGACCGTCCGGTAGCTCGCATGTTCTGCGACATCAAAAATCCGGATGGCACTCCATACGAAGGCGATCCACGCTACATCCTGCGCAAGCTCATCGAAAAAGCTGCTCAGAAAGGATACACCTACTATGTAGGACCTGAACTGGAATTTTTCCTCTTTACTGACTCCAAGAACCCGCAGGCTCTCGACTCCGGTGGCTATTTTGACGCGCCACCTCTCGACATGGGCAACGACGTTCGCCGCGAAATCATTTTTGCCTTGGAAAAAATGGGCGTAGATGTTGAATACTCTCACCATGAAGTAGCTCCTTCACAGCACGAAATTGACCTTCGCTACTCCGAAGCTCTCAGAATGGCTGATATCGCCATGACCTATAAGGTGGTCGTAAAAGAAATTGCCCGTAAACACGGTTGTTACGCTACGTTTATGCCTAAGCCGCTCTTCGGTGAAAACGGCTCCGGCATGCATGTACATCAGTCCTTGTTTAAAAACGGCAAAAACGCATTCTTTGATGCAAACGATCCACACAACCTCTCTTCGGAAGCACGCAGCTACATCGCAGGCCTCCTTAAGCACGCTAAGGAATACACTTGTATTACTAACCAATGGGTTAACTCCTACAAGCGTCTGTTACCGGGTTTCGAAGCTCCTGTGTACGTTGCATGGGCACAGTGCAACAGATCATCACTTATCCGCGTGCCATGCTATAAGCCAGGCAAAGAACAGGCCACACGCATTGAATTGCGCAGTCCAGACCCTGCTGCAAACCCTTACCTTTGCTTTGCTGCAACACTTGGTGCCGGCCTTGAGGGCATAGAAAAAGGCTACGAACTTACGGCTGCAGTTGAAGAAAATATCTTTGCAATGGAAACTGAAGACCTCACTGCGAAAGGCATTGAGTCTCTTCCGGGCTCCTTACATGAGGCTGTTACACACTTGAAAGACTCCGAGTTGATGAAGAGCATTCTTGGTGAGCACATGCACTCCAACCTTGTAAAGAACAAATTTATCGAGTGGGACGAATACCGCACCCATGTTTCTGAGTTTGAACTTCGCAAATACCTTCCAATTCTGTAG
- a CDS encoding restriction endonuclease translates to MEDCEDGTCLFYNHRLGTEPETPQRSTVQQIRQYCLMCSDNNRKEVRSCGARENCALWSFRFGCTPKTWTRVKRRVNQPRKLLLPGLG, encoded by the coding sequence GTGGAAGACTGCGAAGACGGCACCTGCCTGTTCTACAACCATCGTCTTGGAACTGAACCGGAAACCCCTCAGCGAAGTACAGTGCAACAAATCCGGCAATACTGCCTCATGTGCTCTGACAATAACCGTAAGGAAGTTCGCTCATGCGGTGCCAGAGAAAACTGTGCTCTCTGGTCATTTCGATTCGGTTGTACTCCGAAAACATGGACTCGGGTCAAACGCCGTGTAAACCAACCACGGAAACTCCTTTTACCGGGGCTTGGCTAA
- a CDS encoding DinB family protein — protein sequence MEQNLYYMMHSTHDHKTELLKTLSSLNKQYAGILRRKPPGEDRWSPIMVLEHIILTERSLLGGLPNPEDMEPQPRTLANKISYAIASYVFNLQLLLPVPELDLYPKGEYDIYELTEMWDENHAWLRSFITEAPRECLKENYFRHQIAGPMNIEQAMSLNLAHIVMHEFHLSHIFMELNVEVPHLPYEPST from the coding sequence ATGGAACAGAATCTTTATTATATGATGCACTCAACCCACGACCATAAAACGGAACTGCTTAAGACTCTTTCCTCCCTCAACAAGCAGTACGCGGGTATTTTACGGCGCAAACCACCGGGGGAAGACCGATGGTCACCGATTATGGTGCTTGAACACATCATCCTGACTGAGCGTTCTCTTTTGGGGGGATTACCAAACCCTGAAGACATGGAGCCCCAGCCAAGAACCTTGGCAAATAAAATTTCATACGCCATAGCATCGTATGTATTTAACCTGCAATTGCTTCTGCCGGTACCGGAACTCGACCTGTACCCAAAGGGAGAATATGACATTTATGAACTGACCGAAATGTGGGATGAAAACCACGCCTGGTTACGGTCATTCATTACAGAAGCCCCAAGAGAGTGTCTCAAAGAAAACTATTTCCGACACCAGATTGCAGGCCCCATGAACATAGAACAGGCTATGAGCTTGAACTTGGCTCACATCGTGATGCATGAATTTCATCTTTCACACATTTTTATGGAACTGAACGTCGAAGTCCCACACTTACCGTATGAGCCATCAACATAG
- a CDS encoding GGDEF/EAL-containing response regulator, whose translation MQGDTLHLLIIDDDTMLRRNISVYFEDSGFFVTQACNGTEGIELFSQNQPDIVIVDLLMPNTGGLAVVEHVKKVAPFVPVIVISGVNLVDEAVRALKNGAWEFISKPIVDHGVLDHAVKKCLERASLLLERRQYHSLLESRLETHSHELQSTNDQLVRYQQLLRSNSSFVNNLVEAIPSPLYISDRNFVCIDCNKAFCDMLQLEKSEVVARRIPDLLSTTTTCADALCSNLFENNNSGDCEITYIGKDNSASHYVLYRSEFMNGNEGKLCTLGVLYNITELKAQKEIVAHQAYHDELTSLPNRFYIMNFLHELLEQDSGETKFCLLFIDLDNFKRINDSLGHDLGDQLLKLVATRLEEVIGGNGKVARVGGDEFLVLLPNVTEEHIISRHAEQLNRVFKEPFYIASHKLHLSVTIGITCYPDDGHDANTLLTRSDIAMYRAKEQKRSSWMRFDSRMLEQVKERLKLERLIRDGLERHEFIPYFQPRFDVQTGEIVGAEALVRWIREDGSVGNPAEFIPVAEETGLVRDLGEQVLIDSCKQMHAWHEMGYSYLTISVNISAVQFTEDLYTTVRSVIEESGINPEKLELEITETIMMKNLDKTAQILRELAQLGVKIVIDDFGTGYSSLYYLKIFPIDILKIDRTFIDGIPEDENDGNIVSAILSMAKQMKLHVVAEGVETDEQLVFLQHHQCEEAQGFLFSKPVAADDFIVMLGDEMVV comes from the coding sequence ATGCAAGGGGATACACTGCATCTATTAATTATAGATGATGATACAATGTTGCGCCGTAATATTTCGGTTTACTTCGAAGATAGCGGCTTTTTTGTAACGCAAGCCTGTAATGGTACAGAGGGGATTGAACTTTTTTCACAAAATCAGCCAGATATTGTGATCGTAGATTTGCTCATGCCTAATACAGGCGGCCTTGCAGTTGTTGAGCATGTTAAAAAAGTAGCGCCATTTGTACCGGTAATTGTTATTTCCGGCGTTAACTTAGTGGATGAAGCTGTGAGGGCTCTGAAAAATGGGGCCTGGGAGTTCATCTCTAAGCCGATAGTTGATCATGGTGTACTTGATCATGCAGTAAAAAAATGTCTGGAACGAGCGAGCCTTTTGCTCGAACGTCGCCAATACCATTCATTACTTGAATCTCGTTTAGAGACTCATTCTCATGAACTACAGTCAACAAATGATCAGCTGGTTCGCTATCAACAATTATTGCGGTCAAATAGCAGTTTTGTAAACAACCTTGTTGAAGCTATACCGAGTCCTTTGTATATCAGCGATAGAAATTTTGTTTGTATTGACTGCAACAAGGCCTTTTGCGACATGCTACAGCTTGAAAAAAGCGAAGTAGTCGCTCGAAGAATTCCTGATTTACTTTCAACAACTACAACATGTGCAGATGCGTTGTGTAGCAATCTTTTTGAAAATAACAATTCCGGTGATTGTGAAATTACATACATAGGGAAGGATAATTCCGCTTCACATTATGTATTGTATCGTAGCGAGTTCATGAACGGAAATGAAGGCAAGCTGTGTACGTTGGGCGTGCTGTATAATATTACAGAGCTTAAAGCACAAAAGGAAATTGTGGCGCATCAGGCGTATCATGATGAGCTGACTTCGTTGCCGAATCGCTTTTATATAATGAATTTCCTGCATGAGTTACTTGAGCAGGATTCCGGCGAGACAAAATTCTGTTTACTTTTTATTGATCTCGATAACTTCAAACGTATTAACGATAGCTTGGGGCATGACTTAGGTGATCAACTACTTAAGCTTGTCGCAACCCGTCTTGAAGAAGTCATCGGTGGTAATGGGAAAGTAGCCAGAGTTGGTGGGGATGAATTTCTTGTCTTACTCCCGAATGTTACGGAAGAACATATTATTTCCAGACATGCGGAACAGTTGAATAGAGTTTTTAAGGAGCCATTCTATATCGCTTCGCATAAGCTTCACTTGTCAGTAACTATAGGTATTACGTGTTATCCGGATGATGGGCATGATGCGAATACCTTGCTTACCCGTAGCGATATTGCGATGTACCGTGCAAAAGAACAAAAGCGTTCCAGCTGGATGCGATTTGATTCCAGAATGTTGGAACAGGTCAAAGAGCGCCTTAAGCTAGAACGATTGATTCGTGATGGACTTGAACGTCATGAATTTATTCCATACTTTCAACCCCGTTTTGATGTCCAGACTGGTGAGATTGTCGGCGCAGAGGCACTTGTTCGCTGGATTCGTGAGGATGGTAGCGTGGGGAATCCTGCTGAATTTATTCCTGTAGCAGAAGAAACAGGGCTTGTCCGTGATCTCGGTGAACAGGTTTTGATTGATTCCTGTAAGCAAATGCATGCATGGCACGAAATGGGCTATTCTTATCTAACGATATCTGTGAATATCTCAGCAGTGCAGTTTACAGAAGATTTGTACACAACTGTACGTAGTGTTATTGAAGAGTCTGGAATTAATCCAGAAAAGCTAGAGCTTGAGATTACTGAGACCATTATGATGAAGAATTTGGATAAGACTGCCCAGATTCTTCGTGAGTTAGCTCAGCTTGGGGTAAAGATTGTTATTGATGATTTTGGAACAGGATATTCCTCACTGTACTATTTGAAGATATTCCCAATTGATATTTTGAAGATTGACCGGACGTTTATTGACGGTATTCCTGAAGATGAGAACGATGGAAATATTGTTTCAGCGATTCTCTCCATGGCAAAGCAGATGAAATTGCATGTTGTGGCAGAAGGCGTTGAAACAGATGAACAGTTAGTGTTTCTTCAGCATCATCAGTGTGAAGAAGCACAGGGATTCTTATTTTCGAAACCTGTTGCTGCTGATGATTTCATTGTCATGCTTGGCGATGAGATGGTTGTGTAG
- a CDS encoding DUF47 domain-containing protein, translating to MSHSVLKKQIGLKKRIDEFLDQVSEASLLFKQGVGFYIDEKHDQFEQKLNQISRVEHHGDEMRRAIERQLYLKTLIPESRGDVLQLLEQLDTLLDCCKEVLWQFQIELPEVPCKSHEDMLELVSYSVESVEAIVRSARAFFRSSDVSDHLHKVSYWESESDKVTTRMLMDIYRRDDLSLCHKSQLKDLVRQVAQIADKAEDVADRLTIYVIKRML from the coding sequence ATGTCGCACAGCGTGCTGAAAAAGCAGATTGGACTAAAAAAACGCATTGATGAATTTTTAGATCAGGTAAGCGAAGCCTCTTTGCTTTTTAAGCAAGGGGTAGGTTTCTATATTGACGAGAAGCATGACCAGTTTGAACAAAAACTAAATCAGATTTCCCGTGTAGAACATCACGGTGATGAAATGCGACGGGCAATTGAGCGTCAGCTTTATCTTAAGACACTTATTCCTGAATCCCGTGGTGATGTACTCCAACTCTTAGAACAGTTGGACACACTGCTTGACTGCTGCAAAGAAGTACTTTGGCAATTCCAGATTGAACTACCGGAAGTCCCATGTAAGTCGCATGAAGATATGTTGGAACTTGTTTCTTACTCAGTAGAGTCCGTTGAGGCGATTGTACGCTCCGCACGCGCATTCTTCCGCAGTTCTGACGTATCCGATCACCTTCACAAAGTTTCATACTGGGAAAGTGAATCAGACAAAGTTACCACCCGCATGCTTATGGATATTTACCGTCGCGATGACTTGAGCTTGTGCCACAAAAGCCAGCTCAAGGATCTTGTCCGGCAGGTTGCACAGATTGCTGACAAAGCAGAAGACGTGGCAGACAGACTCACCATTTACGTTATCAAGCGGATGCTCTAA
- a CDS encoding inorganic phosphate transporter encodes MLPVFLSSGLFLGWSLGANDAANVFGAAVGSRMVRFRTAAIISSLCVIFGAMYSGSGTADTLGKLGEVNALAGAFMVAFSAAITVYLLVKARCLVSTSQAIVGAVVGWNLFSGSATDPAVLSKIMLTWVACPALSAVFSILLYKCIAGLIRAAQLHIFTLDGMTRWGLILAGAFGSYALGANNMANVMGVFIPVAHLQPIEILPGLTLNATQQLFFLGGIAVSIGIFTYSRRTMMLVGGGIVKLSPVASFVVVMANSLVLFMLSSQGLSNLSVSLGLPPIPLVPVSSSQATIGAIVGIGLLKGGRGIRWRSLANIAFGWILTPVMAATICFICLFFLQNVFQQTTFQPISYELTPSAWEKLTELDDIKQDHLDKIDDLWLERFPNAREFREALAYRLGKQPEVIKTIMHYARRDSLRLSPRIIERLSTDKLTTAEITVLKNLSGQVFVHRWRLKDALGELSSLWRYSDTDVEHNKKLDAKFKYLDSKLHVQESEGY; translated from the coding sequence ATGTTGCCTGTATTCTTATCCAGCGGCCTCTTCCTTGGCTGGTCACTGGGCGCAAACGATGCAGCAAACGTTTTTGGCGCTGCTGTGGGCTCACGCATGGTGCGGTTCAGAACCGCGGCCATTATCAGCTCGCTCTGCGTTATTTTCGGCGCTATGTACAGCGGCTCCGGTACAGCTGATACTCTGGGAAAACTTGGGGAGGTCAACGCACTTGCCGGTGCATTCATGGTCGCATTCTCTGCCGCCATCACCGTATATCTACTCGTAAAAGCCCGTTGTCTCGTTTCCACATCGCAGGCAATTGTCGGTGCTGTTGTCGGATGGAACTTGTTTAGCGGCTCCGCAACAGATCCTGCTGTACTGAGTAAAATTATGCTCACTTGGGTAGCCTGCCCTGCCTTGTCTGCCGTATTCTCAATCCTGCTATACAAATGCATAGCAGGCCTCATTCGCGCTGCACAACTACATATTTTTACCCTGGACGGAATGACCCGCTGGGGACTTATCCTTGCCGGAGCCTTCGGTTCCTACGCCCTTGGCGCAAACAACATGGCAAACGTAATGGGTGTTTTTATTCCAGTAGCCCACTTACAGCCAATTGAAATTCTACCGGGATTAACTCTCAATGCTACCCAGCAACTATTCTTCCTCGGTGGCATAGCTGTATCCATAGGTATCTTCACCTATTCACGCAGAACAATGATGCTCGTCGGTGGAGGAATCGTAAAGTTATCCCCTGTTGCATCCTTCGTGGTTGTTATGGCGAACTCACTCGTTCTGTTCATGCTTTCATCACAAGGACTTTCCAACTTATCAGTATCACTCGGTTTACCACCAATCCCACTTGTACCTGTTTCCAGTTCACAGGCAACTATCGGTGCAATTGTCGGAATCGGCCTACTCAAAGGCGGCAGGGGCATCCGTTGGCGTTCCCTCGCAAACATTGCCTTTGGTTGGATTCTTACCCCAGTCATGGCAGCAACAATCTGCTTTATCTGTTTGTTCTTCTTACAGAACGTATTCCAACAGACAACCTTCCAGCCTATTTCCTATGAATTAACACCAAGTGCATGGGAAAAACTTACAGAACTGGATGACATTAAACAGGACCATCTGGACAAAATTGACGACCTCTGGCTTGAACGGTTCCCTAATGCACGAGAGTTCCGCGAAGCTCTGGCATATCGCCTCGGCAAGCAACCAGAAGTGATCAAAACAATTATGCACTACGCCCGACGCGACTCGCTCAGGCTGTCACCAAGGATTATTGAGCGGCTCAGTACAGACAAGCTCACAACAGCCGAAATCACGGTACTGAAGAATCTTTCAGGACAAGTGTTCGTCCACAGATGGCGGCTTAAAGACGCCCTCGGAGAATTATCGTCTCTATGGCGCTATTCAGACACTGACGTCGAACATAACAAAAAACTCGACGCCAAGTTCAAGTATCTCGATTCAAAGCTGCATGTCCAAGAATCTGAAGGATATTAG
- a CDS encoding phosphatase PAP2 family protein encodes MAFSTPGWDLALFKLINMQWRTEALDVVMPILSDRILVWFIAIPLVLLAGVKTKKWRQLLIGIALVGAVVGATDLGTNVVKDAVGRVRPKDAIAQSHHYNYKKATWFQRSADFIQKDTKGSSFFSGHAANSMAAVVMAMLIWPKLRSFLWVLPLLIGYSRIYLAKHYPVDVLCGWIFGLCLSYMLWKTILYKFVPSWDTRSDKK; translated from the coding sequence ATGGCGTTTTCAACTCCTGGATGGGACCTAGCTCTCTTCAAGCTGATAAATATGCAGTGGCGTACAGAGGCATTAGACGTTGTAATGCCTATTCTTTCAGACCGTATCTTAGTGTGGTTTATTGCCATTCCACTTGTTTTACTTGCTGGAGTTAAAACAAAAAAATGGCGCCAACTACTTATCGGAATAGCTCTTGTTGGCGCTGTTGTTGGTGCAACAGATTTAGGAACAAACGTTGTTAAAGATGCTGTAGGAAGAGTGCGTCCGAAAGATGCAATTGCCCAGTCCCATCATTATAACTACAAAAAAGCCACATGGTTTCAACGATCAGCGGATTTTATTCAGAAAGACACCAAAGGTTCTTCCTTTTTTTCCGGTCACGCCGCTAATTCTATGGCAGCAGTTGTGATGGCCATGTTGATCTGGCCTAAGCTCAGATCTTTTCTATGGGTATTACCACTTCTTATCGGGTATTCACGAATCTACCTTGCAAAACACTATCCGGTAGACGTACTTTGCGGATGGATTTTTGGGCTATGCCTCAGCTACATGCTTTGGAAAACCATCCTATATAAATTTGTTCCAAGCTGGGACACAAGATCAGACAAAAAATAA